The Pseudoalteromonas rubra region AAACGTCTGATCAAACTACTGCCACAGCGTCGCCAGAACCTGCTGTTTTCAGCCACCTTTTCTGATGAGATCCGCAATCTGGCAAAAGGCCTGATCCAGGATCCGGTTGAGATATCCGTGGCACCAGCAAACAGCACCGCCAAAAGCGTAATCCAATGGGTGTACCCGGTTGATAAAAGTCGCCGTACAGCACTGCTTAAACACCTGCTGACGACCCATGACTGGCAACAGGTACTGGTCTTTACGCGCACCAAACATGGGGCCAATCGCCTGGTACGGGATCTGGAGAAAAGCAAAATTAACGCGGCAGCCATTCATGGTAACAAGAGCCAGAGTGCGCGTATGAAAGCACTTGCGGGCTTTAAAAGTGGCGAGTTGCGTGTGCTGGTGGCCACCGACATCGTCGCGCGAGGCCTGGATATCCAGGAGCTGCCACATGTTGTCAACTTTGACTTGCCAAATGTGTATGAAGATTACGTGCATCGTATTGGTCGTACAGGCCGTGCAGGCGCGACAGGTGAAGCCGTTTCCTTTGTCAGCGAAGACGTCGCCAGTGACCTGTTTGGCATTGAGAGACTGATCCAACAACTGATCCCACGGGTTGTTGAACCGGGCTTCGAGCCACAAAACCCGGTACCAGAGTCAAAGTTAGACACACGCCCCATTAAACCCAAAAAACCTAAAAAGCCCAAGAAGCCGAAAACCAATACGGCTCAGCAAGGTGGGCAGAACGGCCAGGCCAACAAACCAAAAAGCAACCAAAAACCGGACGCTGGCAATGACAAACAAGGCGCGCCAAAACGTCGCAGAAGACGCCCAGCTAACAGCCAGAATAAACCGGCGAGTCACAAACCGGCTGCACAGAAAAAGTCCAACCCGACTAGCGGAGCGAAGTAAAACGTTTAACACGCTAACTTTGCAGCAAAACACGATGCCACCGGGCAAGACATACCATCGGGTAGTCTGCTTCCGTGGCATGTTATACTTACCCTTTCAACCAAAAAGAAACCAGCTATGAGCACCTCCACGCCATTTTCCAGCATCAATTTGTCCCCTGCTTTGCAAGAAAACCTGACCTCTCTGGGTTATCACACCATGACCGACATCCAGGCTCAGACACTGCCACAGATCCTGGCCGGGAAAGACGTCATCGGTCAGGGCAAAACCGGCTCGGGAAAAACCGCAGCATTTGCCCTTGGCCTGCTTCATAATCTCAAGGTTAAGCGCTTTCGGGTGCAGGCGCTGGTTGTTTGTCCTACCCGGGAGCTGGCGGATCAGGTCGCTGTGGAGATCCGTAAACTGGCACGAGCCATTCATAATATTAAAGTGTTGACCTTGTGCGGCGGCGCCCCAATGGGACCACAAATAGGCTCTCTGGAGCACGGCGCGCACATTGTGGTTGGCACACCCGGACGTATTGAAGAGCATTTACGCAAAGGTCGCCTGAGTTTAG contains the following coding sequences:
- a CDS encoding DEAD/DEAH box helicase, with the translated sequence MSFSSLGLSPEINQAVADQGYSTPTPIQEQAIPAILQGRDIMAAAQTGTGKTAGFTLPMLELLSKKPKVQANQVRALILTPTRELADQVWQSVELYSKHLTLSCQVVYGGVKINPQMMKLRKGADVLVATPGRLLDLYQQNAVKFDQLEMFVLDEADRMLDMGFIHDIKRLIKLLPQRRQNLLFSATFSDEIRNLAKGLIQDPVEISVAPANSTAKSVIQWVYPVDKSRRTALLKHLLTTHDWQQVLVFTRTKHGANRLVRDLEKSKINAAAIHGNKSQSARMKALAGFKSGELRVLVATDIVARGLDIQELPHVVNFDLPNVYEDYVHRIGRTGRAGATGEAVSFVSEDVASDLFGIERLIQQLIPRVVEPGFEPQNPVPESKLDTRPIKPKKPKKPKKPKTNTAQQGGQNGQANKPKSNQKPDAGNDKQGAPKRRRRRPANSQNKPASHKPAAQKKSNPTSGAK